In one Rhopalosiphum padi isolate XX-2018 chromosome 3, ASM2088224v1, whole genome shotgun sequence genomic region, the following are encoded:
- the LOC132926612 gene encoding digestive cysteine proteinase 1, whose protein sequence is MTAAVVQLIVGSFLLNSATALLPLPIREYYSSGEPTQPGLPKWSSSYSVEGDIFIPFAEVHEPFSAWYDSDSGNSRIDYYQGMAKTYQLSNKGSYGASLKIVPVTTETETNTLKCLEVNGTDEIHISPQPTLPDLSDFKLVSEHLENGIVVEKWVYIKRVEKTVGKYIMWLYRQNDIAYPLRYQMNGFNSVFLSHFDDYVIVYKHYTPVKPDPSIFNVEALKCESFPGPGVNHIYDFNPMMEFINNYGEYIDSTFEEFKRLHNKTYSNDTVEHFDRKNNFRQNLRYIHSKNRANVGYTLAVNHLADYSDSELKSMCGYRKLSEEEHNGGEPFPYNKTDFQKLPSEIDWRIAGAVTAVKDQSICGSCWSFGTTGAVEGAYFMKHGERKSFSEQALVDCSWGFGNNGCDGGEDFRAYSWIEKHGLPTEAEYGPYLSQDGYCHIANISNNDLTKISGFVNVTTNDEEALKIALVNEGPISIAIYASLKTFAFYSNGVYYDKECRNGLMELNHAVLLVGYGTLDGHPYWLVKNSWSTHWGNAGYILISRKDNNCGVLTSPTYVIM, encoded by the exons ccGGTTTACCAAAATGGAGTTCAAGTTATTCTGTAGAAGGTGACATATTTATTCCTTTTGCTGAAGTGCATGAGCCGTTTAGTGCTTGGTATGATTCAGACTCTGGCAATAGTCGTATTGACTATTATCaag gaATGGCAAAAACATATCAATTGTCCAATAAAGGTTCTTATGGCGCATCTCTTAAAATTGTTCCTGTTACTACCGAAACAGAAACAAATACTCTAAAATGTTTAGAAGTGAACGGAACTGATGAAATACACATTTCTCCTCAGCCAACTCTTCCAGACCTAAGCGATTTTAAG ttAGTTAGCGAACATTTAGAAAATGGTATTGTAGTCGAAAAATGGGTTTATATTAAAAGAGTAGAAAAAACAGTTGGCAAATACATAATGTGGTTATATAGACAA AATGATATTGCTTATCCACTGCGGTATCAAATGAATGGATTTAATTCAGTATTTCTATCACATTTTGATGACTATGTCATCGTATACAAACATTATACACCAGTGAAGCCTGATCCAAGTATTTTCAACGTTGAAg CATTAAAATGTGAATCTTTCCCTGGACCTGGTGTAAatcatatttatgattttaatccTATGATGGAGTTCATAAATAACTATGGAGAATATATAGATTCCACGTTTGAGGAATTTAAACGACTACATAACAAAACTTATTCTAATGATACAGTTGAACATTTTGAccgtaaaaacaattttcgcCAAAATTTAAG aTATATTCATTCAAAAAATCGAGCTAATGTTGGTTATACACTTGCTGTCAATCATTTGGCTGATTATTCCGATTCAGAACTTAAATCAATGTGTGGTTATAGAAAATTAAGTGAAGAAGAACATAACGGTGGAGAACCTTTCCCTTATAATAaaactgattttcaaaaattaccatCTGAAATTGATTGGAGAATTGCTGGTGCTGTAACTGCTGTTAAAG atCAATCAATTTGTGGTTCTTGTTGGAGTTTTGGTACTACTGGTGCCGTCGAAGGAGCATATTTTATGAAACACGGTGAACGTAAAAGTTTTTCTGAACAG GCCTTAGTAGACTGTAGTTGGGGTTTTGGTAATAATGGATGTGATGGCGGAGAAGATTTCCGTGCTTATTCTTGGATTGAGAAGCATGGTTTACCTACTGAAGCAGAATACGGTCCATACCTTTCTCAG GATGGTTACTGTCATATAgctaatatatcaaataacgATCTTACAAAAATATCAGGTTTTGTAAATGTAACAACAAATGATGAAGAAGCATTAAAAATTGCTTTAGTCAACGAAGGTCCAATTTCTATAGCCATTTATGCTTCACTAAAAACATTTGCTTTTTATTCAAATGGTGTTTACTACGATAAAGAATGcc GTAATGGTCTAATGGAGTTGAATCATGCCGTGTTGTTGGTGGGTTATGGTACGTTGGATGGGCATCCATACTGGCTAGTAAAAAACTCATGGTCAACTCACTGGGGTAACGCTGGTTACATACTTATTTCTCGTAAAGATAACAATTGTGGTGTTCTCACTAGTCCAacatatgttattatgtag